One stretch of Halobacillus litoralis DNA includes these proteins:
- a CDS encoding GntR family transcriptional regulator: MSIRQDTRHLYLQVIEQIKRDIENGIFLEKQKLPSEFQLSKSLGVSRATLREALRILEEEGVVTRRHGVGTFVNPKPLFTSGIEELDSVTGMIAKSGMTPGSQYLSAELIEPTEEDRKRFSPLEVHSIAKVERVRTADEQPVVYCTDKIPEGLLPIDQIREADSLFNVLERYTGKTIGYAVTHIEPIGFHERISPILNCEPDQALLLLRQMHYSQDDVPMLLSSNYFRADKFSFHVLRKRV; the protein is encoded by the coding sequence ATGTCCATCAGACAAGACACTCGACATCTATATTTACAGGTGATCGAGCAGATTAAACGAGATATTGAAAACGGTATCTTTTTAGAAAAGCAAAAGCTACCATCCGAATTCCAACTTTCCAAGTCCCTTGGGGTATCCAGGGCGACGCTGAGGGAAGCATTGAGAATTTTAGAAGAAGAAGGGGTGGTTACTCGAAGGCATGGGGTGGGTACTTTTGTTAATCCAAAACCTCTGTTTACATCAGGAATTGAAGAATTAGATAGTGTGACAGGCATGATTGCGAAATCAGGTATGACCCCGGGGTCTCAGTACCTGTCTGCAGAGCTTATCGAGCCCACAGAAGAAGACCGGAAACGATTCTCTCCACTGGAAGTACATAGTATTGCGAAAGTCGAACGTGTCAGAACAGCCGACGAGCAGCCAGTGGTTTATTGTACAGATAAAATTCCAGAAGGTTTACTCCCAATTGATCAAATTAGAGAAGCGGATTCATTATTTAATGTTTTAGAGCGCTATACAGGGAAAACCATCGGTTATGCGGTCACCCATATTGAACCGATCGGCTTTCATGAAAGGATTTCTCCGATTCTGAATTGTGAGCCTGACCAGGCTCTCTTACTTTTGAGACAAATGCATTACTCTCAGGATGATGTACCGATGTTACTTTCCTCCAATTACTTCAGGGCTGACAAGTTCAGCTTCCACGTGCTAAGAAAAAGAGTGTAA
- the dapA gene encoding 4-hydroxy-tetrahydrodipicolinate synthase yields the protein MNFGKVLTAMVTPFDRHGEIDFDKTTELVEYLLKNGSDGLVIAGTTGESPTLTADEKVSLWSHVVKTVDGRVPVIAGTGSNSTESSIKLSKRAEATGVDAIMLVAPYYNKPNQDGLYQHFKTIAGSVKLPVMIYNVPGRSVVRIQPETIMELSKIENIVSLKEATGDLEGMAKIRAYTDEHFSIYSGDDHLTLPAYAVGANGIISVSSHVIGNQMQSMLSLFEEGKWKEAGDLHRKLLPVFNGMFSAPSPAPVKAALKIHGLETGGVRLPLVPLTKDEEAVIVNCLQHIT from the coding sequence ATGAATTTCGGAAAGGTTTTAACAGCCATGGTGACTCCGTTTGATCGGCATGGTGAGATTGATTTCGATAAAACGACTGAGCTGGTCGAATATTTATTAAAAAATGGAAGCGACGGACTTGTCATTGCTGGAACGACGGGTGAATCTCCGACGTTGACAGCTGATGAAAAAGTAAGCTTATGGAGTCATGTCGTGAAAACAGTCGACGGACGTGTACCTGTTATTGCAGGAACAGGGAGTAACAGCACAGAATCATCCATAAAGTTATCTAAAAGAGCCGAAGCCACAGGCGTAGATGCCATCATGCTTGTCGCTCCTTACTACAATAAACCGAATCAAGATGGACTCTATCAACATTTTAAAACCATTGCAGGATCCGTGAAGCTTCCTGTGATGATTTATAATGTACCAGGAAGATCGGTCGTACGAATCCAACCAGAAACCATCATGGAACTTTCTAAGATCGAAAACATTGTATCTTTAAAAGAAGCTACCGGGGACCTGGAAGGAATGGCCAAAATTCGTGCATACACAGATGAGCACTTTTCCATTTACAGTGGAGATGATCATCTCACCCTTCCAGCATACGCTGTAGGTGCTAACGGTATTATATCGGTCTCCTCTCATGTGATAGGAAATCAGATGCAATCGATGCTCTCCCTTTTTGAAGAAGGTAAATGGAAAGAAGCAGGAGATCTCCATCGAAAACTGTTGCCAGTGTTCAATGGGATGTTCAGCGCTCCTTCCCCAGCTCCTGTAAAAGCAGCTTTGAAAATCCATGGACTTGAAACCGGTGGAGTAAGACTCCCATTGGTTCCTTTAACCAAAGACGAAGAAGCAGTCATTGTAAACTGTTTGCAACATATTACCTAA
- a CDS encoding BMP family lipoprotein → MLKSRFLMVLVFLLTFGVFLAACGSSGGEEETSGSSSDDSGSEESSGEENSDISVAMVTDVGGVDDKSFNQSAWEGLQAFGEENGMSKGEGIDYAQSESDADYATNLNRLVRQDYDLIYGIGYLLQPAIAEVSQQYPDTNFALVDSVQEGDNVASIVFKEHQGSFLAGVAAANKTNTDKVGFIGGVDGSLINKFEAGFVAGVKSVNPEIEVEVEYAESFNDSQKGQAIASNMYSKDIDVIYHASGGTGNGVFAQAKDIKNSNPDEEVWVIGVDRDQHEEGQIGDSNVTLTSMVKRVDIAVQEVANQAMNGEFPGGEVLEFGLADDAISIARTNEEAMTEEIVSAVEEWKEKIVNGEVEVPSTREDLQTFLDSM, encoded by the coding sequence TTGTTGAAAAGTCGTTTTCTTATGGTTCTAGTATTTTTATTAACTTTTGGTGTGTTTTTAGCAGCTTGTGGTTCTTCTGGAGGAGAGGAAGAAACCAGTGGAAGCAGCAGTGATGACTCTGGCAGTGAAGAATCTTCTGGAGAAGAAAACAGCGATATCTCTGTAGCTATGGTTACAGATGTGGGTGGGGTTGATGATAAGTCATTCAACCAATCTGCTTGGGAAGGCTTACAGGCTTTTGGTGAAGAAAATGGAATGAGCAAAGGTGAGGGAATCGATTACGCTCAATCTGAGAGTGATGCCGATTACGCAACAAACCTGAACCGTCTTGTACGTCAGGACTATGATTTGATTTATGGAATCGGATACCTTCTTCAACCGGCAATCGCTGAAGTTTCTCAGCAATATCCAGATACGAACTTCGCTCTTGTTGACTCCGTCCAAGAAGGAGATAACGTAGCGAGTATCGTGTTTAAAGAACACCAGGGTTCATTCCTTGCAGGAGTAGCTGCAGCTAACAAGACGAACACAGATAAAGTCGGCTTTATTGGTGGGGTAGATGGAAGCTTGATTAACAAGTTCGAAGCAGGATTCGTTGCAGGTGTTAAATCTGTAAACCCTGAGATTGAAGTTGAAGTAGAATATGCAGAGAGCTTTAACGATTCCCAAAAGGGACAAGCCATCGCATCCAACATGTACTCCAAAGATATTGATGTCATTTACCATGCTTCCGGTGGTACAGGTAACGGTGTATTCGCTCAAGCGAAAGACATCAAGAACAGTAATCCTGATGAAGAGGTATGGGTCATTGGTGTCGACCGTGACCAACACGAAGAAGGTCAAATCGGTGACTCCAACGTCACACTTACTTCTATGGTTAAACGTGTAGACATAGCTGTTCAAGAAGTGGCAAATCAAGCAATGAACGGAGAGTTCCCTGGAGGGGAAGTTCTTGAGTTTGGTCTTGCTGATGATGCGATCAGCATTGCTCGCACGAACGAGGAAGCGATGACAGAAGAAATCGTTTCTGCTGTTGAAGAGTGGAAAGAGAAAATCGTCAACGGCGAAGTTGAAGTGCCAAGCACACGTGAAGATCTTCAAACATTCTTAGATTCAATGTAA
- a CDS encoding YlzJ-like family protein, translated as MTILYTPLSEHDIFPMEEEMSVVYHEHNNCPLMCRKSADGKKQIMQVLSTDPSHYMDPDLQPGQWLDS; from the coding sequence ATGACCATTCTATACACACCCTTAAGTGAACATGACATTTTTCCAATGGAAGAAGAAATGTCGGTCGTGTATCATGAACATAACAATTGTCCGTTAATGTGTCGTAAATCTGCTGATGGAAAAAAGCAGATTATGCAAGTTCTGTCGACAGACCCTTCCCATTACATGGATCCAGATCTTCAACCAGGACAATGGTTGGACTCGTAA
- the dapG gene encoding aspartate kinase, whose translation MKLLVQKFGGTSVRDQESRSRAIHHVKNGLKEGFKVVVTVSAMGRKGSPYATDTLLGLIDFPKTKVSPREQDLMMSCGETISSIVFAHELNLAGVNAVSLTGAQAGIMTNGDFTKAKITQVNPGRILEELKKHEVVVVAGFQGQTIQGEMTTIGRGGSDTTAAALGAALHSDYIDIFTDVEGIMTADPRLVQEARPLNTITYNEICNLAYQGAKVIHPRAVEIAMYAKVPIRVRSTYSDLPGTLVTGTKEDRRGRDISERTVTGIAHMDGLSQIKVQSKEDPSKLQSDVFKSMASANISVDFINISPSGVLYTINHIYTDKAIQILEELGYEPEVREGCAKVSTVGAGITGIPGVTAEIVQTLTDRGIQILQSADSHTTIWVLVKEDDLIEAVNALHKTFRLSKAPKKGEQLT comes from the coding sequence ATGAAGCTACTTGTACAAAAGTTCGGTGGAACGTCCGTCCGGGACCAAGAGAGTCGGTCCCGGGCCATCCACCATGTAAAAAACGGCTTGAAAGAAGGATTTAAAGTCGTTGTTACCGTTTCAGCTATGGGGAGAAAAGGTAGTCCATATGCCACAGATACGTTGCTTGGGTTAATTGACTTCCCTAAAACAAAGGTTTCGCCAAGAGAGCAGGATTTGATGATGTCATGCGGAGAGACGATTTCTTCGATCGTTTTTGCTCATGAGTTGAATCTGGCTGGTGTAAACGCTGTATCGTTAACAGGAGCTCAAGCAGGAATTATGACCAATGGAGATTTTACTAAAGCTAAAATTACTCAAGTAAACCCTGGCAGGATTTTAGAAGAACTGAAAAAACACGAAGTCGTTGTTGTTGCAGGGTTTCAAGGTCAGACCATTCAAGGGGAAATGACAACGATTGGTCGCGGAGGCAGTGACACAACAGCTGCTGCTTTAGGAGCGGCTTTACACTCAGATTATATCGATATTTTCACAGATGTAGAAGGAATCATGACCGCAGATCCACGACTGGTTCAAGAAGCGAGACCTCTGAATACCATCACGTACAATGAGATTTGCAACTTGGCATACCAAGGAGCAAAAGTCATCCACCCGAGGGCTGTAGAAATTGCCATGTATGCGAAGGTCCCCATCCGTGTACGCTCCACATACTCTGATCTTCCAGGGACCCTTGTGACGGGCACAAAAGAAGATCGAAGAGGAAGAGACATTTCAGAACGAACCGTAACTGGTATCGCTCATATGGATGGACTCTCACAAATCAAAGTTCAATCAAAAGAAGATCCTTCCAAACTACAATCCGACGTATTTAAATCCATGGCATCCGCCAATATATCCGTAGACTTCATCAATATATCTCCCAGCGGTGTCCTTTACACCATCAACCACATTTATACAGACAAAGCAATCCAAATTCTTGAGGAACTCGGTTATGAACCAGAAGTGAGAGAAGGCTGTGCAAAAGTTTCTACAGTCGGGGCTGGTATTACTGGCATTCCGGGGGTAACAGCAGAAATAGTTCAAACATTGACTGATCGTGGCATTCAGATTCTCCAATCCGCTGATTCCCATACGACAATCTGGGTTCTGGTCAAGGAAGATGACCTTATAGAAGCGGTCAACGCTCTCCATAAAACTTTCCGATTGAGCAAAGCACCCAAGAAAGGGGAACAACTGACATGA
- a CDS encoding DNA translocase FtsK, which translates to MARKRKKKKKQSNMKSHLRFELIGLFFLFIAVIGSGASAISDGAVPGGLERFWQFLFGVWYFIASLFFLIVGVYLMVKRKWPVFLHKRLLGVYTIVTALLLFTHLETLSAELGTGEGSIFAMTWDRITGMMRGELPFYSIGGGLTGAILLSISYYLFAKAGAAILSFFLFIIGVIFVSEKSIGELFAKLGRKVKEMSSEQVQKMKDQKEQKAEKKKQALEEQEEETVVYELNDTSNDQVEEQNQEPIIQDFTDTAYASEKTETDKPKESGTEEQQDVDEVNIEKSMPTAELENMDYQLPSLELLDEPTSTPQSQGRSHIQATVRKLEKTFQSFGVKAKVTKVHVGPSVTKYEVYPDVGVKVSKIVNLNDDLALALAAKDIRIEAPIPGKSAVGIEVPNQEVSMVSLREVLETGKSKPDAKLSFALGRDISGEAVMSELNKMPHLLVAGATGSGKSVCINGIITSILMRAKPHEVKMMMIDPKKVELNVYNGIPHLLAPVVTDPKKASRALKKVVSEMERRYDLFSDTGTRNIESYNEYIKKHNHENEDEQPQLPYIVVLVDELADLMMVASNEVEDAITRLAQMARAAGIHLIIATQRPSVDVITGVIKANIPSRIAFSVSSQTDSRTILDSGGAEKLLGRGDMLFTPVGSNKPTRVQGAFLSDEEVERIVNFCVEQQKAQYQEEMIPEEESEVKQEVDDDLYPEAVQMVIEMQSASVSMIQRRFRVGYTRAARLIDAMEDNGIVGPYEGSKPRAVLVSQQAEEQHTS; encoded by the coding sequence ATGGCTAGGAAAAGAAAAAAGAAGAAAAAGCAATCAAATATGAAAAGCCATTTGAGGTTTGAACTTATAGGGCTATTCTTCCTCTTTATTGCTGTCATTGGAAGCGGGGCTTCTGCTATCAGTGATGGAGCGGTTCCAGGAGGTTTGGAAAGGTTCTGGCAGTTCTTGTTTGGTGTATGGTACTTTATCGCCTCCTTGTTCTTTCTAATTGTTGGTGTGTATTTAATGGTAAAAAGAAAGTGGCCTGTTTTTTTACATAAACGCCTATTAGGCGTGTACACCATAGTTACGGCTTTACTTTTGTTCACACATCTTGAAACACTTTCTGCTGAGCTTGGGACTGGCGAAGGTTCGATTTTCGCCATGACCTGGGATAGAATTACAGGAATGATGAGGGGAGAACTTCCGTTTTACAGCATTGGCGGAGGGTTAACGGGTGCGATCCTTCTTTCCATCAGTTATTACCTTTTCGCGAAAGCTGGAGCAGCTATTTTGTCTTTTTTCCTATTTATTATCGGTGTGATTTTCGTCAGTGAAAAATCCATAGGTGAGCTCTTTGCTAAGCTTGGCCGAAAAGTAAAAGAAATGAGCTCAGAACAAGTGCAAAAGATGAAGGATCAGAAAGAGCAAAAAGCAGAAAAGAAAAAGCAGGCATTAGAAGAGCAGGAAGAAGAAACAGTGGTTTATGAATTAAATGATACGTCTAATGATCAGGTAGAAGAGCAGAACCAAGAGCCGATCATACAAGACTTTACTGATACTGCTTATGCTTCTGAGAAAACGGAAACGGATAAGCCGAAAGAAAGTGGCACGGAGGAGCAACAGGATGTCGATGAAGTAAATATTGAAAAATCGATGCCAACAGCTGAGCTTGAAAACATGGATTACCAGTTACCGAGCCTGGAGTTATTGGACGAACCTACTTCCACTCCGCAAAGTCAGGGGCGTTCTCACATCCAGGCGACCGTGAGGAAGCTTGAAAAGACTTTCCAAAGTTTTGGTGTGAAAGCGAAAGTCACAAAAGTCCATGTCGGTCCGTCGGTAACGAAGTACGAAGTGTACCCAGATGTAGGGGTGAAAGTCAGTAAAATCGTGAACTTGAATGATGACCTTGCCTTAGCACTGGCGGCGAAGGATATCCGGATTGAAGCGCCTATTCCAGGAAAGTCAGCGGTCGGAATCGAAGTACCGAACCAGGAAGTGTCCATGGTCTCATTACGTGAAGTGTTGGAAACGGGCAAATCAAAACCAGATGCCAAATTAAGCTTTGCTCTGGGGAGAGACATTTCTGGTGAGGCAGTTATGTCAGAATTAAATAAAATGCCTCACTTGCTTGTCGCAGGTGCGACCGGAAGTGGTAAAAGTGTTTGTATTAACGGCATCATTACGAGTATTCTGATGAGAGCAAAGCCACATGAAGTGAAAATGATGATGATTGATCCGAAGAAGGTTGAATTGAATGTCTATAACGGTATTCCACACCTTTTAGCTCCGGTTGTCACAGATCCTAAGAAAGCTTCACGCGCATTGAAGAAAGTCGTATCTGAAATGGAACGAAGATACGATCTCTTTTCAGATACAGGAACAAGAAATATCGAAAGCTACAATGAATATATCAAAAAGCATAACCATGAAAATGAAGATGAACAGCCACAGCTTCCATACATTGTTGTCCTTGTAGATGAACTTGCAGACTTAATGATGGTCGCTTCCAATGAAGTGGAAGATGCCATCACCCGCCTTGCACAAATGGCCCGCGCAGCAGGCATCCATTTGATCATCGCTACTCAGCGTCCTTCTGTAGATGTCATCACAGGAGTCATCAAGGCAAACATTCCATCAAGAATTGCTTTTAGTGTATCCTCACAGACCGATTCAAGAACGATCTTGGACTCTGGAGGAGCAGAAAAGCTTTTGGGAAGAGGGGATATGCTGTTTACACCAGTTGGCTCCAACAAGCCGACAAGGGTACAAGGCGCTTTCTTATCCGATGAGGAAGTGGAGAGAATCGTCAATTTCTGTGTGGAGCAGCAAAAAGCGCAGTACCAAGAAGAAATGATCCCTGAAGAGGAAAGTGAAGTGAAGCAGGAAGTGGATGATGACCTCTATCCTGAAGCGGTCCAAATGGTTATTGAAATGCAAAGTGCCAGTGTTTCTATGATACAAAGACGCTTCCGCGTCGGATATACGAGAGCAGCCCGGTTGATCGATGCCATGGAAGACAACGGTATCGTCGGACCTTATGAAGGTAGTAAACCACGTGCTGTCCTTGTTTCACAGCAAGCAGAAGAACAACATACTTCATAA
- a CDS encoding dipicolinate synthase subunit B: protein MMSKLKGKVIGFGLTGSHCTYHEVFPVMQELVDLGATVVPVLSYTVQKTDTRFGDASEHLEKIKEITGEEPILTIPDAEPLGPKRPLDCMLIAPLTGNSTSKFANALTDSPVLMAAKATLRNESPVVVAVSTNDALGLNGVNIMRLMATKNIYFVPLGQDHPFQKPNSLVADMTLIPETIEAALEGKQHQPVLIERYPN from the coding sequence ATGATGTCTAAATTAAAAGGGAAAGTGATCGGATTCGGGTTAACTGGATCCCATTGTACGTACCATGAGGTTTTTCCTGTCATGCAGGAGCTCGTCGACCTCGGAGCAACCGTGGTTCCTGTTTTATCCTACACTGTACAAAAAACGGATACCCGTTTTGGGGATGCATCTGAACATTTAGAAAAAATAAAAGAAATTACAGGTGAAGAACCGATTCTGACGATTCCTGATGCAGAACCCCTTGGACCTAAACGTCCTTTGGACTGTATGCTTATTGCCCCACTTACGGGAAACTCGACAAGTAAATTCGCAAATGCGCTGACGGACTCCCCTGTGTTGATGGCTGCTAAGGCGACCTTGAGGAATGAAAGTCCAGTTGTCGTGGCCGTATCAACAAATGATGCTCTCGGATTGAATGGTGTGAACATCATGCGTCTAATGGCAACGAAAAACATTTACTTTGTACCTTTAGGTCAGGACCATCCTTTCCAAAAGCCGAATTCATTGGTAGCGGATATGACATTGATCCCAGAAACGATTGAAGCAGCTCTCGAAGGAAAGCAGCATCAACCCGTATTAATTGAAAGGTATCCGAATTAA
- a CDS encoding YlmC/YmxH family sporulation protein, translating to MKSLAQKQVIDVENGEKLGILGKADLIIDPDSGVIKSLIIMNQGFIGFGSSKKEMTIDWSQIETIGEETILLKKR from the coding sequence ATGAAATCTTTGGCTCAAAAACAAGTGATTGATGTAGAGAATGGGGAGAAATTGGGTATTCTGGGAAAAGCGGACTTGATCATTGATCCTGATTCTGGAGTGATCAAGTCATTGATCATCATGAATCAGGGATTCATTGGTTTCGGATCTTCCAAAAAAGAAATGACGATCGATTGGAGTCAAATTGAAACCATTGGTGAGGAAACGATCCTTTTAAAAAAACGATGA
- the asd gene encoding aspartate-semialdehyde dehydrogenase: MSETKKYNVAVVGATGAVGQKMLETLEDRNFPVGNLKLLSSSRSAGSKMVFNGEEYTLEEATSESFKDVDIALFSAGGSISKKLAPEAVKHGAVVIDNTSAFRMTEGVPLVVPEVNEADMKEHKGIIANPNCSTIQMVAALEPVRKAYGMNRVIVSTYQAVSGAGNEAAEELREQSQSFLNGEELEANLLPVKGDKKHYPIAFNALPQIDVFQDNGYTFEEMKMINETKKIMHAPDLSVAATCVRLPFFTSHAESVYIEVEKEGVTVEEVKQLMNEAPGIVLEDDPATQTYPTPLSAAEKRDVFVGRIRKDLDDEKGFHLWVVSDNLLKGAAWNSVQIAERLIANEWL; this comes from the coding sequence ATGAGTGAAACTAAAAAATATAATGTAGCCGTCGTCGGGGCGACTGGGGCCGTCGGACAAAAGATGCTGGAGACTTTGGAAGATCGGAATTTTCCAGTTGGAAACTTAAAGCTACTCTCATCAAGTCGATCTGCAGGATCGAAAATGGTGTTCAATGGTGAAGAATACACGCTGGAAGAAGCGACATCTGAAAGCTTCAAAGATGTAGACATTGCTCTGTTTTCTGCTGGAGGGTCTATATCTAAGAAGCTGGCTCCTGAAGCAGTGAAGCATGGAGCAGTGGTCATCGATAATACGAGTGCTTTCCGTATGACAGAAGGTGTACCTCTTGTAGTACCTGAAGTTAACGAAGCAGATATGAAGGAACATAAAGGGATCATTGCTAATCCAAACTGTTCGACCATTCAAATGGTGGCTGCTCTTGAGCCGGTTCGTAAAGCTTACGGCATGAACCGTGTCATTGTTTCCACATACCAAGCTGTTTCTGGAGCTGGAAATGAAGCTGCCGAGGAATTGCGGGAACAATCGCAATCCTTCTTGAATGGGGAAGAGCTTGAGGCTAATCTCCTTCCAGTGAAAGGAGATAAAAAGCACTATCCGATTGCATTTAATGCGCTGCCACAGATTGATGTCTTTCAGGATAATGGTTATACATTCGAGGAAATGAAAATGATCAATGAAACGAAAAAGATCATGCATGCACCGGATCTTTCTGTTGCAGCTACTTGTGTACGCCTTCCTTTCTTCACATCTCACGCGGAGAGTGTATATATTGAAGTAGAAAAAGAAGGGGTTACGGTTGAAGAAGTCAAACAGTTGATGAATGAAGCGCCTGGAATCGTTCTCGAAGATGATCCTGCTACCCAAACATACCCGACACCATTAAGTGCGGCCGAAAAGCGAGATGTTTTTGTCGGCAGGATTAGAAAAGATCTTGATGATGAGAAAGGATTCCATTTATGGGTTGTATCAGATAACTTGTTAAAAGGTGCAGCATGGAATTCCGTGCAAATTGCAGAACGCTTAATTGCGAATGAGTGGCTGTAA
- a CDS encoding ClpP family protease, translating to MKDDSKEKDQSKSQSSLVDKIQQLGQSNVPQPADSNIHVLPIIGQVEGHVQLPSQNKTTKYEHLIPQLIAIEQNPKIEGLVVLLNTVGGDVEAGLAISEMISSLSKPTVSIVLGGGHSIGVPIAVSADYSFIVETATMTIHPIRMTGLVIGVPQTFEYMDKMQDRVISFVTKHSNVAEDKFKELMFDKGNLTRDIGTNVVGQQAVDHGLIDAVGGVKEAMLKLNELIEQSKGSEQQVVQ from the coding sequence ATGAAAGATGATTCCAAAGAAAAAGATCAATCCAAATCGCAATCCTCTCTCGTTGACAAAATTCAGCAACTAGGGCAAAGCAATGTCCCACAGCCGGCTGATTCCAATATCCATGTGCTGCCGATTATCGGGCAGGTGGAAGGACATGTTCAGTTGCCATCACAAAATAAGACAACGAAGTATGAGCATTTAATACCTCAATTGATTGCGATTGAACAAAACCCTAAAATTGAAGGCTTGGTCGTCCTGTTAAATACAGTTGGGGGAGACGTTGAGGCTGGGCTTGCGATCTCTGAAATGATTTCTTCCCTTTCCAAACCGACTGTATCCATCGTATTAGGAGGTGGACACTCCATCGGTGTTCCTATTGCTGTCTCTGCGGACTATTCGTTTATTGTCGAAACGGCGACAATGACGATTCATCCGATCCGTATGACGGGGCTTGTCATCGGTGTCCCCCAGACGTTTGAATACATGGATAAAATGCAGGATCGTGTCATCAGCTTTGTAACGAAGCATTCCAATGTAGCCGAAGATAAATTCAAAGAGCTCATGTTTGATAAAGGGAATCTCACCCGTGATATTGGTACGAATGTGGTCGGTCAGCAAGCCGTGGATCATGGTCTAATTGATGCTGTTGGCGGAGTGAAAGAAGCCATGTTAAAATTGAACGAGCTCATAGAGCAGAGTAAAGGTTCTGAGCAGCAGGTGGTTCAATGA
- a CDS encoding ABC transporter ATP-binding protein — MDYVIEMLNIRKEFPGIVANDNINLQVKKGEIHALLGENGAGKSTLMNVLFGLYQPERGEIRVRGEKVNITDPNVANAQGIGMVHQHFMLVDTFTVTENIVLGSEPKKAGTVNLKHAEDQVRELSERYGLNVDPKAKIRDISVGMQQRVEILKTLYRGAEILIFDEPTAVLTPQEIKELIDIMQSLVKEGKSIILITHKLKEIMEVCDRCTVIRKGQGIGTVDVSETNPTELASLMVGRDVNFSTEKTKAEPKETYLSIKDLRVKDVRGVEMVKGLNLEVRAGEIVGIAGVDGNGQSELIEAITGLRRSESGTIRLHGKEITNLTPRKVTQSGVSHIPQDRHKFGLVLDFPIGENMVLQSYHQKPYSKKGVMNFKNIYQKAKNLIAEYDVRTPDAYTPARALSGGNQQKAIIGREVDRSPDLIIAAQPTRGLDVGAIEFIHKKLIEERDKGRAVLLLSFELDEIMNLSDRIAVMFDGQIIADVQPEETNEQKLGLLMAGNSTQKAGEQ, encoded by the coding sequence ATGGACTATGTAATTGAAATGTTGAACATTAGAAAAGAGTTTCCGGGTATTGTAGCGAATGACAATATTAATTTGCAAGTGAAGAAAGGTGAAATCCACGCTCTTCTTGGGGAGAACGGAGCGGGTAAATCTACACTGATGAACGTTCTGTTCGGCCTCTATCAGCCGGAAAGAGGAGAAATCAGAGTGCGTGGAGAGAAAGTCAACATCACAGACCCTAACGTAGCAAACGCACAAGGGATTGGGATGGTTCACCAGCACTTTATGCTTGTTGATACATTTACAGTCACTGAAAACATTGTTTTAGGAAGCGAACCGAAAAAAGCAGGAACGGTGAACTTGAAACATGCAGAAGACCAGGTGAGAGAGCTTTCAGAAAGATACGGTCTAAATGTCGATCCAAAAGCGAAAATACGTGATATATCCGTAGGGATGCAGCAGCGTGTAGAAATATTGAAAACGCTTTATAGAGGAGCGGAAATCCTTATTTTTGACGAGCCTACAGCGGTTCTTACTCCTCAGGAAATCAAAGAGCTGATTGATATTATGCAAAGCCTCGTTAAAGAAGGGAAATCCATCATCCTTATTACCCACAAGTTGAAGGAGATTATGGAGGTCTGTGACCGGTGCACGGTCATACGTAAAGGACAGGGAATCGGGACTGTAGATGTCTCTGAAACCAACCCTACAGAGCTTGCTTCTTTGATGGTGGGTCGTGATGTCAACTTTTCTACTGAGAAAACAAAAGCTGAACCTAAGGAAACCTATCTTTCTATAAAAGATTTACGCGTGAAGGACGTCCGTGGTGTCGAGATGGTAAAGGGGCTGAATTTGGAAGTGCGTGCAGGTGAGATTGTTGGGATCGCAGGTGTAGATGGAAATGGGCAATCTGAGTTGATTGAAGCGATAACAGGCTTAAGAAGAAGTGAATCCGGAACCATCCGCCTCCATGGTAAGGAAATTACCAATTTAACGCCTCGTAAAGTAACGCAGTCCGGTGTCTCTCATATCCCGCAGGACCGTCATAAATTCGGTCTTGTACTCGATTTTCCCATTGGTGAGAATATGGTGCTGCAAAGTTATCATCAAAAACCTTATTCGAAAAAAGGTGTCATGAACTTTAAGAACATTTACCAAAAAGCAAAAAATTTAATTGCCGAATACGATGTCCGCACACCGGATGCTTACACACCGGCCAGGGCCCTTTCAGGAGGGAATCAGCAAAAAGCGATCATTGGTCGGGAAGTGGACAGGTCCCCGGATTTGATTATAGCTGCTCAACCCACACGGGGTTTGGATGTTGGAGCCATTGAATTTATCCATAAAAAATTAATTGAAGAGCGAGACAAAGGTCGTGCCGTTCTCCTTCTGTCATTTGAACTCGATGAAATCATGAACTTGAGTGATCGGATTGCCGTCATGTTTGACGGACAGATCATTGCTGATGTCCAACCGGAAGAAACAAATGAGCAAAAGCTCGGGTTGCTGATGGCTGGTAATTCAACACAGAAAGCAGGTGAGCAATGA